A single genomic interval of Meleagris gallopavo isolate NT-WF06-2002-E0010 breed Aviagen turkey brand Nicholas breeding stock chromosome 6, Turkey_5.1, whole genome shotgun sequence harbors:
- the LOC100540850 gene encoding zinc finger protein 208-like — MKAVVKAHPCQECGKSFSKKGNLKRHQRIHTAEELFACGECGRRFTTRGHLRTHQSIHTGERPFCCGECGRSFRLEICLAAHTKTHTKGGPYFCAHCGKRLSTKIYFNIHMRTHKEKRPFSCSECGKSFVKKGMLTAHKEIHKREKPFQCPECSRCFGQSATLLAHQKIHLRGGPFICTECGKSLSTKRYFNVHQRNHAKEKPLKGHIEDASLQVIQIKEETAFKSEENVLECVFNEGPKIPCDPKSPRWKIQTKEEAGPPTYDTENITACQKLHIKEEPQENLDCGKLFDPELSLMVLQGRQVKKKRDSDGQHDQKGLVAGNRVLHVKEEPQKSTDSEIHCSQKPNLSATQRIQIEEKAGVKDDHQKTQSPRRKQKKCSQPTKEGTPKNQEKSTSKKDLSTERASKGERIFPCSECGKSFNQKSNLTRHQKIHTSEGPYKCSECGESFRMNRKLVRHQRAHMSEPFKCTECGKSFTQRSNLVRHQRIHTKEEPYQCPECEKTFNQKANLFRHQTIHVRMGPCKCTKCGKCFPQKRHLIKHQLLHSRGGAYKCGVCGKRYRLKKYLRRHQKIHAREGAGSYMKCGENTRPGDGSQPAEQKALDPVMNEEES, encoded by the coding sequence ATGAAGGCCGTGGTGAAGGCACACCCGTGCCAGGAGTGCGGCAAGTCCTTCAGCAAGAAGGGCAACCTGAAGAGACACCAACGCATCCACACGGCGGAGGAGCTCTTTGCTTGCGGGGAGTGTGGCCGGCGTTTCACCACCCGAGGTCACCTGAGGACCCACCAGAGCATCCACACCGGAGAGAGGCCCTTCTGCTGCGGGGAGTGCGGGCGTTCCTTCCGCCTGGAGATATGTCTGGCGGCCCACACGAAGACACACACCAAGGGTGGGCCCTACTTCTGTGCCCACTGCGGCAAGAGGCTGAGCACAAAGATCTACTTCAACATTCACATGCGGACGCACAAGGAGAAGAGGCCGTTCTCCTGCAGcgagtgtgggaagagctttgTGAAGAAGGGAATGCTCACGGCTCACAAGGAGATCCATAAGCGAGAGAAGCCCTTCCAGTGCCCCGAGTGCAGCAGATGCTTTGGGCAGAGTGCCACGCTGTTGGCCCACCAGAAGATCCACCTTCGTGGAGGGCCTTTCATTTGCactgagtgtgggaagagcttgaGCACCAAGCGGTATTTCAACGTCCATCAGAGAAACCATGCTAAGGAAAAGCCACTCAAGGGACACATCGAAGATGCGTCTCTGCAGGTCATACAGATTAAAGAGGAAACTGCCTTTaagtcagaagaaaatgtgttggAGTGTGTGTTTAACGAAGGACCTAAAATCCCATGTGATCCAAAAAGCCCTCGTTGGAAAATCCAAACGAAAGAGGAAGCAGGACCACCCACCTACGACACAGAAAACATCACTGCCTGCCAGAAACTTCACATCAAGGAAGAACCACAAGAAAACCTGGACTGTGGAAAACTCTTTGATCCAGAACTCTCACTGATGGTTTTACAGGGAAGAcaggttaaaaagaaaagggattCTGATGGGCAACATGACCAAAAAGGTCTCGTAGCTGGTAACAGGGTGCTCCACGTGAAGGAAGAACCACAGAAAAGCACTGACAGTGAGATCCACTGTAGTCAGAAGCCAAACCTGAGTGCCACCCAAAGGATCCAGATTGAAGAGAAAGCTGGTGTGAAGGATGACCACCAGAAGACACAGAGCCCaaggaggaagcagaagaaatgcagtCAACCCACCAAAGAGGGGACGCCAAAGAACCAGGAGAAATCCACATCCAAGAAAGATCTCTCAACAGAACGAGCTTCCAAAGGTGAACGGATATTCCCCTGTTCCGAGTGTGGCAAGAGTTTCAATCAGAAATCAAACCTGACCAGACACCAGAAGATCCACACGAGCGAGGGGCCGTACAAGTGCAGCGAGTGCGGGGAGAGCTTCCGCATGAACCGCAAACTGGTCCGGCACCAGCGAGCCCACATGAGCGAGCCTTTCAAATGTACCGAGTGCGGGAAGAGCTTCACCCAGCGCTCCAACCTGGTTCGGCATCAGAGGATTCACACCAAGGAGGAGCCCTACCAGTGCCCTGAGTGTGAGAAGACCTTCAACCAGAAGGCCAATCTCTTCCGGCATCAAACGATCCACGTCCGCATGGGGCCTTGCAAGTGCACCAAGTGTGGGAAATGCTTCCCCCAGAAGCGTCACCTCATTAAACATCAGCTGCTCCACTCCCGAGGTGGGGCCTACAAGTGTGGGGTCTGTGGGAAGCGCTACCGGCTGAAGAAGTATCTGAGGAGGCACCAGAAAATCCATGCGCGGGAAGGAGCTGGCTCCTACATGAAATGTGGGGAGAACACAAGGCCTGGGGATGGGTCTCAACCCGCTGAGCAGAAAGCACTGGACCCTGTGATGAATGAAGAGGAGAGCTGA